One Aliiroseovarius sediminilitoris DNA window includes the following coding sequences:
- a CDS encoding amino acid ABC transporter permease, which translates to MKTTSAGLTARQIYEQKARRKSVAVATLSTVVVMVLIVILLPMTPGWDRVRSSFFDWDILAKTFPSLLSAFRWDVAIFLWCTPAIAFLGLFIALCRDARAPALFPLRVFGVLYTDIFRGVPVILIVFLIGFGVPGLGLQRPWNSPYIWGSLALILTYSAYVAEIFRAGIESVHESQRAAAKSLGLSHSDIMRFVVLPQAIRRVVPANMNMLVALQKDVALLSFIGPVELLRQAGVHKSLLANFTPYVGAAIIFLAVTIPVTRFADYLIAKQNKARS; encoded by the coding sequence ATGAAAACCACAAGCGCGGGCCTTACGGCCCGCCAAATCTATGAACAGAAGGCGCGGCGCAAATCGGTGGCGGTGGCGACGCTTAGCACTGTTGTTGTGATGGTCCTGATCGTCATCCTTCTGCCGATGACACCGGGCTGGGATCGTGTGCGCAGCAGCTTCTTTGATTGGGACATTCTTGCAAAGACTTTCCCATCGCTGTTGTCCGCCTTTCGCTGGGATGTTGCCATTTTCCTGTGGTGCACGCCCGCCATCGCCTTTCTTGGTCTGTTCATCGCGCTGTGCCGCGACGCACGCGCACCTGCGCTGTTTCCGCTGCGGGTGTTCGGCGTGCTCTACACCGACATTTTTCGCGGCGTCCCTGTTATCCTGATCGTGTTTCTGATCGGCTTCGGCGTGCCCGGCCTTGGCCTGCAACGTCCATGGAACAGCCCTTACATCTGGGGCTCGCTTGCGTTGATCCTGACCTATTCTGCCTATGTGGCCGAGATCTTCCGCGCCGGCATCGAAAGCGTTCATGAAAGCCAGCGGGCCGCGGCCAAATCGCTGGGCCTGTCGCATTCCGACATCATGCGCTTTGTGGTTCTGCCGCAGGCAATCCGCCGTGTCGTGCCCGCCAACATGAACATGCTGGTAGCGTTGCAGAAAGACGTGGCGCTTCTGTCCTTCATCGGCCCGGTAGAGCTGTTGCGCCAAGCCGGTGTGCACAAATCGCTTCTGGCGAATTTCACGCCCTATGTGGGGGCTGCAATCATCTTCCTTGCCGTGACCATTCCCGTCACGCGATTTGCCGACTATCTGATCGCGAAACAGAACAAGGCGCGCAGTTGA
- a CDS encoding amino acid ABC transporter ATP-binding protein — translation MSILRLSNVTKSFGPTEVLRGIDLDVNEGEMICLIGASGSGKSTLLRTINLLEPIDEGEIRFEGHDISLPGVAPQPIRRKIGLVFQSFNLFPHMTAVENVLLAPSRVFKRSRKDLLPDVTQLFERFNLRDRMNAYPDQLSGGQQQRVAIVRALAMQPKIMLFDEVTSALDPELVSEVLETLLKLKAQNMTMILATHEMGFAREAADRVCVLDGGKIIETGTPDQIFNAPRTKRAKEFLASVL, via the coding sequence ATGTCCATTCTTCGCCTGTCAAACGTCACCAAATCTTTCGGCCCGACAGAGGTGCTGCGCGGTATTGATCTGGACGTCAATGAAGGCGAGATGATCTGCCTGATCGGCGCGTCCGGGTCGGGCAAGTCCACGCTGTTGCGCACAATCAACCTGCTTGAGCCGATTGACGAGGGCGAGATCCGGTTTGAAGGCCACGACATCTCACTGCCCGGTGTCGCCCCGCAACCCATTCGCCGCAAGATTGGTCTGGTCTTTCAAAGTTTCAACCTGTTTCCGCATATGACCGCAGTCGAAAACGTGCTGCTTGCGCCATCCCGTGTATTCAAACGGTCAAGGAAAGATCTGTTGCCGGACGTGACACAGCTGTTTGAACGGTTCAACCTGAGGGACCGCATGAATGCCTATCCGGATCAATTGTCGGGTGGTCAGCAACAGCGTGTCGCCATTGTCCGTGCACTGGCGATGCAGCCCAAAATCATGCTGTTTGACGAAGTTACCTCGGCCCTGGACCCGGAATTGGTCAGCGAGGTGTTGGAAACGCTGTTGAAGCTGAAAGCCCAGAATATGACGATGATCCTTGCCACCCATGAAATGGGATTTGCCAGGGAAGCTGCCGACAGGGTCTGTGTTCTGGATGGCGGCAAAATCATCGAGACCGGCACACCGGATCAGATTTTCAACGCCCCGCGAACGAAACGCGCGAAAGAGTTTCTGGCGTCGGTCTTGTGA
- a CDS encoding YdeI/OmpD-associated family protein yields MITDIEDYFAKGCGRCKRFETLDCSTQVWANGLRDLRGLCRDVGLTERVKWGHPCYLRGDRNIAIIGAFRSDFRLTFFNAALMKDPQHVLEKPGPNTQNPCLIRFTATAQVAKMNAVIRSYLAEAVSYADAGVNPPRTDTAFELPDELIEVLAADPELAAAFDALTPGRQRSYVINLGAAKQSATRLARIDRFRDNIILGKGANER; encoded by the coding sequence ATGATCACAGATATCGAAGACTACTTCGCGAAAGGATGCGGGCGTTGCAAACGTTTTGAGACGCTTGACTGTTCAACACAGGTTTGGGCCAACGGCTTGCGCGACCTGCGCGGCCTGTGTCGTGATGTTGGCCTGACCGAGCGCGTGAAATGGGGCCATCCATGCTATCTTAGGGGTGATCGCAACATCGCCATCATCGGCGCCTTTCGAAGCGATTTCCGCCTGACCTTCTTCAACGCTGCGCTGATGAAAGATCCGCAACATGTGCTTGAGAAACCGGGGCCAAATACTCAGAATCCCTGCCTTATCAGGTTCACCGCCACCGCGCAGGTTGCCAAGATGAATGCTGTTATTCGTTCATATCTGGCCGAGGCGGTATCCTACGCGGATGCGGGCGTTAATCCCCCCAGAACAGATACGGCATTTGAGTTGCCGGACGAACTGATTGAGGTTCTGGCGGCCGATCCCGAACTTGCCGCCGCATTTGATGCGCTGACGCCAGGACGGCAGCGAAGCTATGTGATCAACCTCGGCGCTGCGAAACAATCCGCAACACGACTTGCACGTATTGACCGGTTTCGCGACAATATCATACTGGGCAAAGGCGCGAATGAAAGGTGA
- the iolB gene encoding 5-deoxy-glucuronate isomerase — protein MPDLLKRPFGTHGKVHQITPESAGWRYVGFDLYRLRTGETAAEATGSTEVILVMIEGKAKFTAAGTDWGELGTRMNVFEKTAPHCLYVPNDSDWALECTTDATIAICKAPGNSGHKARLIGPDGITLTKRGEGTNTRFINNIAMEAEDYCDSLLVTEVFTPAGHWSSYPSHRHDEDDFPRITYLEETYYHRLNPANGFGVQRVYTDDLGLDETMAVHDHEVVCVPKGHHPCGAPHGFEMYYLNVMAGPRRNWRFVAAPEVEHLM, from the coding sequence ATGCCTGACCTGTTGAAACGCCCCTTCGGCACCCATGGCAAGGTGCACCAGATTACCCCTGAAAGCGCGGGTTGGCGTTATGTGGGGTTCGACCTTTATCGCCTGCGCACGGGTGAGACTGCGGCCGAGGCCACCGGATCAACCGAGGTGATCTTGGTGATGATCGAAGGCAAGGCAAAGTTCACCGCCGCAGGCACCGATTGGGGGGAGCTGGGCACGCGCATGAATGTTTTTGAAAAAACCGCGCCGCATTGCCTTTATGTGCCCAATGACAGCGACTGGGCATTGGAATGCACCACCGACGCCACCATCGCCATCTGCAAGGCACCCGGCAACTCGGGCCACAAGGCACGGCTCATCGGCCCCGACGGCATTACCCTGACCAAACGAGGTGAGGGTACCAATACTCGCTTCATCAACAACATAGCCATGGAAGCTGAAGATTACTGCGACAGTCTGCTGGTCACAGAAGTGTTTACGCCCGCCGGCCACTGGTCCTCCTATCCAAGCCATCGGCATGACGAGGACGACTTCCCGCGCATCACCTATTTGGAAGAGACCTACTACCACCGGCTCAACCCCGCCAATGGCTTTGGTGTCCAGCGCGTTTATACCGATGATCTAGGGCTTGATGAAACCATGGCCGTCCATGACCACGAGGTCGTCTGCGTTCCCAAAGGACACCACCCGTGCGGCGCGCCTCACGGCTTCGAGATGTACTATCTTAACGTCATGGCAGGACCGCGCCGAAATTGGCGCTTCGTGGCAGCTCCCGAGGTTGAGCACCTGATGTGA
- a CDS encoding aminotransferase: MATQDANSAWAKDKAHVLHPYTDFASFKDEGSQVITGAKGMYVTDSDGNRLLDAIAGLWCVNIGHGRREMADAISDQVMQMQYYNPFGHSTNEPAAELGAWLASHAPGDLNHVYYTTGGSTANDAAIRLVHYYFTMKGQHRKKKIISRNDAYHGATYVAAELTGIHATKMSFDKVGEHFINHVSAANMYAKPDDVSEEAYCDYLVREFENRIEQLGPDNVAAFIAEPVMGAGGVLIAPNGYHRRMWEVCKRHDILYIADEVVTAFGRLGHWFASEDVFDYQPDILVSAKGITSGYVPLGVTLISDEIYDVISRPQCEGGVFSMGLTYFGHPLACRAALTNVEIIEREGLLGHARMMADHFQSSAQRLKSLDHIGDVRGHGLMLAIELVEDKASKKAFPITKQAGANVFKNCVDEGVIVRPVGDKIILSPPLVINEEEIGKIFSVLGRAISSI; encoded by the coding sequence ATGGCCACACAAGATGCAAATTCAGCATGGGCAAAGGACAAGGCACATGTGCTGCATCCCTACACCGATTTTGCGAGCTTCAAGGACGAGGGCAGTCAGGTCATCACGGGCGCGAAGGGCATGTATGTCACTGACAGTGACGGCAACCGACTTCTGGATGCCATTGCCGGGCTATGGTGTGTGAATATCGGACATGGACGACGCGAGATGGCGGATGCGATTTCGGATCAAGTCATGCAGATGCAGTATTACAACCCGTTTGGCCACTCGACCAATGAACCGGCTGCGGAGTTGGGCGCATGGTTGGCCTCGCACGCGCCAGGCGATCTGAACCACGTTTACTACACGACGGGCGGGTCCACCGCCAACGACGCGGCCATTCGGTTGGTGCATTACTATTTCACCATGAAAGGGCAGCATCGAAAGAAGAAGATCATCTCGCGGAATGATGCCTATCACGGGGCGACCTATGTCGCGGCGGAGTTGACCGGCATCCACGCCACCAAGATGAGCTTCGACAAAGTGGGCGAGCACTTTATCAACCACGTCTCGGCAGCCAACATGTATGCCAAGCCTGATGACGTGAGTGAAGAGGCATATTGTGATTATCTGGTGCGGGAATTCGAAAACCGGATCGAGCAGTTGGGTCCGGACAATGTCGCGGCCTTCATTGCAGAGCCGGTTATGGGAGCAGGGGGCGTATTGATCGCACCCAACGGCTATCATCGCCGCATGTGGGAGGTCTGCAAACGCCACGACATTCTTTATATTGCAGACGAGGTCGTGACTGCGTTCGGTCGTTTGGGCCACTGGTTCGCATCGGAGGATGTGTTCGATTATCAGCCGGATATTCTGGTCAGTGCCAAAGGGATCACATCAGGGTATGTCCCGTTGGGGGTGACGCTGATTTCGGACGAGATCTACGACGTAATCAGCCGTCCGCAATGCGAAGGCGGTGTTTTCTCGATGGGTCTGACCTATTTCGGGCACCCATTGGCGTGCCGCGCCGCCCTGACAAATGTCGAGATCATCGAGCGCGAGGGCCTGTTGGGCCATGCGCGCATGATGGCCGACCATTTCCAGTCTTCTGCCCAAAGGTTGAAATCGCTTGATCATATCGGAGATGTTCGGGGGCATGGGCTGATGCTGGCAATCGAATTGGTGGAAGACAAAGCAAGCAAAAAAGCCTTTCCGATCACCAAACAGGCAGGCGCGAACGTGTTCAAGAATTGTGTTGATGAAGGTGTTATCGTGCGACCGGTCGGAGATAAAATCATCCTCTCTCCACCTCTCGTGATCAACGAAGAAGAGATCGGAAAAATATTCTCTGTTTTGGGTCGCGCCATCAGTTCAATTTAG
- a CDS encoding helix-turn-helix transcriptional regulator has protein sequence MTQNVKLTPDNIIRLTAAIKHVGTAEFPAHFCAFCAGLAGADAAYLTAFFDADGPAEIYSTRSDPDTLEALALYLDVAFVLDPFYKLFQAKTGDRVDGLGDIAPDDFRRSEYYAKFFRAVKLRDECGVMLHLTDQAALFLSLGVRGTSRLQVLRLRACLPAIGALARRHWTVLTPDRVDGTGRLAAHLDRAFEAFGSSTLSPREGQIARMILQGHSSKSIAISFDNSPETIKVHRKRIYAKLGVASQGELLSLFLTALRRMPATATGDPLAYLDATQT, from the coding sequence GTGACCCAAAACGTGAAACTGACACCAGACAACATTATCCGGCTGACCGCTGCGATCAAGCATGTCGGGACGGCGGAATTTCCAGCACATTTCTGTGCCTTCTGCGCGGGCCTTGCTGGTGCAGATGCAGCATATCTTACTGCGTTTTTCGATGCGGACGGACCGGCCGAGATTTATTCGACCCGCAGCGATCCCGATACACTTGAGGCTCTTGCGCTTTACCTGGACGTCGCCTTCGTGCTCGACCCGTTCTACAAGCTGTTTCAGGCGAAAACGGGGGACCGTGTCGATGGGCTTGGCGATATTGCCCCGGACGATTTTCGACGCTCGGAATATTATGCGAAGTTCTTTCGTGCGGTAAAGCTGCGCGACGAATGCGGGGTGATGCTGCACCTGACGGATCAGGCCGCGCTGTTTCTGTCCTTGGGCGTTCGCGGCACGTCGCGTTTGCAAGTGCTGCGGCTTCGTGCCTGTCTGCCCGCAATTGGTGCCTTGGCACGGCGCCATTGGACCGTTCTGACGCCCGATCGCGTTGACGGCACCGGTCGACTGGCCGCCCACCTGGATCGCGCGTTCGAAGCGTTTGGCAGTTCGACCCTGTCCCCGCGCGAGGGCCAGATTGCGCGGATGATCCTGCAAGGCCATTCCTCGAAATCCATCGCGATCAGCTTCGACAACAGCCCGGAAACCATCAAGGTTCATCGTAAGCGCATCTATGCCAAGCTGGGCGTTGCCAGCCAGGGCGAGCTTTTGTCGCTGTTTTTGACAGCTTTGCGGCGGATGCCCGCGACGGCGACGGGTGATCCGCTGGCCTATCTCGACGCCACGCAGACCTGA